The Epinephelus lanceolatus isolate andai-2023 chromosome 8, ASM4190304v1, whole genome shotgun sequence genome includes a window with the following:
- the slc25a45 gene encoding solute carrier family 25 member 45 isoform X1 produces the protein MPFLEFIAGSISGKKNYILHLTYLRACHNMSLLVHVGAVGLAVGHPLDTVKVRLQAQSVYKGIFDCLSKTYSNEGLRGFFKGMAFPVLTTGITNSVVFGSYSNALDYLTQSQRSDRNQGKPASAAQVFAAGSFSGLVQVFVLAPIDLVKVRLQGQTTAVRYRGPIHCVAVILKEEGPRGLFRGGFALALRDVPCYGLYFLPYEVTRKALTETGKESGTFAILMAGGLAGVVTWAFATPMDVVKARLQMSGAGGREYSGVLHCMRESIREEGVRVFFKGLTLNSLRAFPVNAVTFLSYEMLMKTFYPPTR, from the exons ATGCCTTTTTTAGAATTCATAGCTGGGAGCATTTCCGGTaagaaaaactacattttacatttaacatATTTGCGTGCATGTCATAACATGTCCTTGCTGGTTCATGTAGGTGCAGTGGGACTTGCAGTTGGACATCCATTAGACACTGTGAAG GTGCGACTGCAGGCCCAGTCTGTGTACAAAGGGATATTTGACTGTTTATCTAAAACATACTCTAATGAGGGG CTCCGTGGATTCTTCAAAGGCATGGCATTTCCGGTGCTGACCACAGGCATCACAAACTCTGTTGTCTTTGGTTCCTACAGTAATGCCTTAGATTACCTCACTCAATCTCAGCGCAGTGACCGCAATCAGGGAAAACCGGCCTCTGCTGCACAGGTCTTCGCAGCCGGCTCCTTCTCAGGTCTGGTGCAG GTGTTTGTTTTGGCACCCATTGACCTGGTGAAGGTGCGTCTGCAGGGTCAAACAACTGCTGTCCGATACCGGGGACCCATTCACTGTGTTGCCGTCATCTTGAAGGAGGAGGGGCCCAGGGGTCTGTTCAGAGGAGGGTTTGCCCTCGCCCTGAGGGACGTACCCTGCTATGGACTCTACTTTTTGCCTTACGAGGTCACTCGAAAGGCTCTGACCGAGACTGGCAAAGAGTCAG GTACATTTGCAATATTGATGGCAGGGGGCTTGGCGGGAGTGGTGACCTGGGCCTTTGCCACACCCATGGACGTGGTGAAAGCCCGGCTCCAGATGTCAGGAGCTGGCGGCCGGGAGTACAGCGGGGTCCTCCACTGCATGAGAGAGAGCAtcagagaggagggagtgagGGTCTTTTTCAAAGGCCTGACACTCAACAGCCTGAGGGCCTTCCCCGTCAACGCCGTCACCTTCCTCAGCTACGAGATGCTGATGAAGACTTTCTATCCACCGACGAGATGA
- the slc25a45 gene encoding solute carrier family 25 member 45 isoform X2, with protein MPFLEFIAGSISGAVGLAVGHPLDTVKVRLQAQSVYKGIFDCLSKTYSNEGLRGFFKGMAFPVLTTGITNSVVFGSYSNALDYLTQSQRSDRNQGKPASAAQVFAAGSFSGLVQVFVLAPIDLVKVRLQGQTTAVRYRGPIHCVAVILKEEGPRGLFRGGFALALRDVPCYGLYFLPYEVTRKALTETGKESGTFAILMAGGLAGVVTWAFATPMDVVKARLQMSGAGGREYSGVLHCMRESIREEGVRVFFKGLTLNSLRAFPVNAVTFLSYEMLMKTFYPPTR; from the exons ATGCCTTTTTTAGAATTCATAGCTGGGAGCATTTCCG GTGCAGTGGGACTTGCAGTTGGACATCCATTAGACACTGTGAAG GTGCGACTGCAGGCCCAGTCTGTGTACAAAGGGATATTTGACTGTTTATCTAAAACATACTCTAATGAGGGG CTCCGTGGATTCTTCAAAGGCATGGCATTTCCGGTGCTGACCACAGGCATCACAAACTCTGTTGTCTTTGGTTCCTACAGTAATGCCTTAGATTACCTCACTCAATCTCAGCGCAGTGACCGCAATCAGGGAAAACCGGCCTCTGCTGCACAGGTCTTCGCAGCCGGCTCCTTCTCAGGTCTGGTGCAG GTGTTTGTTTTGGCACCCATTGACCTGGTGAAGGTGCGTCTGCAGGGTCAAACAACTGCTGTCCGATACCGGGGACCCATTCACTGTGTTGCCGTCATCTTGAAGGAGGAGGGGCCCAGGGGTCTGTTCAGAGGAGGGTTTGCCCTCGCCCTGAGGGACGTACCCTGCTATGGACTCTACTTTTTGCCTTACGAGGTCACTCGAAAGGCTCTGACCGAGACTGGCAAAGAGTCAG GTACATTTGCAATATTGATGGCAGGGGGCTTGGCGGGAGTGGTGACCTGGGCCTTTGCCACACCCATGGACGTGGTGAAAGCCCGGCTCCAGATGTCAGGAGCTGGCGGCCGGGAGTACAGCGGGGTCCTCCACTGCATGAGAGAGAGCAtcagagaggagggagtgagGGTCTTTTTCAAAGGCCTGACACTCAACAGCCTGAGGGCCTTCCCCGTCAACGCCGTCACCTTCCTCAGCTACGAGATGCTGATGAAGACTTTCTATCCACCGACGAGATGA
- the LOC117257938 gene encoding solute carrier family 35 member E2A isoform X1, translated as MPGGRHPLWRFLSPFRTSQERVVLARSESLPGEQVLKITVTETTVIEAESGVWNWRSMAYLGLWYFFSFCTLFLNKYILSLLEGEPSMLGAIQMLSTTVIGFLKMFVPCCLYQHKSRTEYPPNFIMIMLFVGLMRFTTVVLGLVSLKNVAVSFAETVKSSAPIFTVIMSRLILGEYTGLWVNMSLFPVMAGLALCTATEISFNMLGFSAALSTNIMDCLQNVFSKKLLSGDTYKFSPPELQFYTSAAAVIMLIPAWVFLLDIPTIGKSGRSFNFSQDIILLLLFDGVLFHLQSVTAYALMGRISPVTFSVASTVKHALSVWLSIIVFSNPITILSATGTVLVFIGVLLYNKARQVQRATLQAMAAEQNHKPLLQDQDFQASQSH; from the exons ATGCCGGGCGGCAGGCATCCACTGTGGCGCTTTCTGTCACCATTCCGCACCAGTCAGGAGCGAGTGGTGCTGGCCCGCAGTGAGAGCCTGCCAGGGGAGCAGGTGCTAAAGATCACAGTCACGGAGACGACGGTGATCGAGGCAGAGTCAGGCGTGTGGAACTGGCGCTCCATGGCCTACTTGGGTCTCTGGTACTTCTTCAGCTTCTGCACCCTATTCCTGAACAAGTACATCCTGTCATTGCTGGAGGGGGAGCCCAGCATGCTGG GTGCCATTCAGATGCTCTCCACCACCGTCATAGGCTTCCTAAAGATGTTTGTGCCCTGTTGCCTGTACCAGCACAAGTCCAGAACTGAGTACCCCCCCAACTTCATCATGATCATgctgtttgttggactcatgAG GTTCACCACAGTGGTTTTGGGCTTGGTGAGCCTGAAGAATGTGGCGGTGTCTTTTGCAGAGACAGTGAAGAGCTCAGCACCCATCTTCACCGTCATCATGTCTAGACTGATCCTTGGAGAGTACACAG GACTGTGGGTAAACATGTCCCTGTTCCCCGTCATGGCTGGCCTGGCCCTCTGCACAGCCACGGAGATCAGCTTCAACATGCTCGGCTTCTCCGCCGCTCTCTCCACCAACATCATGGACTG TTTGCAGAATGTATTCTCCAAGAAACTGCTGAGTGGAGACACGTACAAGTTCAG CCCACCAGAACTGCAGTTTTACACCAGTGCAGCAGCAGTCATTATGCTTATACCTGCCTGGGTGTTCCTCTTG GACATCCCAACGATCGGGAAGAGCGGGCGAAGCTTCAACTTCAGTCAAGACATCATCCTGTTGCTGCTTTTCGATGGTGTCCTGTTCCACCTGCAGAGTGTTACTGCTTATGCTCTCATGGGACGGATTTCCCCAGTTACCTTCAG TGTTGCCAGCACCGTCAAGCACGCCCTGTCGGTTTGGCTGAGCATCATCGTGTTCAGTAACCCCATCACCATCCTCAGCGCCACCGGCACCGTCCTCGTCTTCATCGGGGTCTTGTTGTACAACAAGGCCAGGCAGGTCCAGAGGGCAACTTTGCAGGCCATGGCTGCCGAGCAGAACCACAAACCACTTCTGCAGGACCAGGATTTCCAAGCCTCTCAGTCACACTGA
- the LOC117257938 gene encoding solute carrier family 35 member E2A isoform X2 encodes MPGGRHPLWRFLSPFRTSQERVVLARSESLPGEQVLKITVTETTVIEAESGVWNWRSMAYLGLWYFFSFCTLFLNKYILSLLEGEPSMLGAIQMLSTTVIGFLKMFVPCCLYQHKSRTEYPPNFIMIMLFVGLMRFTTVVLGLVSLKNVAVSFAETVKSSAPIFTVIMSRLILGEYTGLWVNMSLFPVMAGLALCTATEISFNMLGFSAALSTNIMDCLQNVFSKKLLSGDTYKFSPPELQFYTSAAAVIMLIPAWVFLLDIPTIGKSGRSFNFSQDIILLLLFDGVLFHLQSVTAYALMGRISPVTFSVLLRNLWFWHSCGYHLTCSTHPNIVADQVHPRVMALHKGSGPFHSRTMFHATP; translated from the exons ATGCCGGGCGGCAGGCATCCACTGTGGCGCTTTCTGTCACCATTCCGCACCAGTCAGGAGCGAGTGGTGCTGGCCCGCAGTGAGAGCCTGCCAGGGGAGCAGGTGCTAAAGATCACAGTCACGGAGACGACGGTGATCGAGGCAGAGTCAGGCGTGTGGAACTGGCGCTCCATGGCCTACTTGGGTCTCTGGTACTTCTTCAGCTTCTGCACCCTATTCCTGAACAAGTACATCCTGTCATTGCTGGAGGGGGAGCCCAGCATGCTGG GTGCCATTCAGATGCTCTCCACCACCGTCATAGGCTTCCTAAAGATGTTTGTGCCCTGTTGCCTGTACCAGCACAAGTCCAGAACTGAGTACCCCCCCAACTTCATCATGATCATgctgtttgttggactcatgAG GTTCACCACAGTGGTTTTGGGCTTGGTGAGCCTGAAGAATGTGGCGGTGTCTTTTGCAGAGACAGTGAAGAGCTCAGCACCCATCTTCACCGTCATCATGTCTAGACTGATCCTTGGAGAGTACACAG GACTGTGGGTAAACATGTCCCTGTTCCCCGTCATGGCTGGCCTGGCCCTCTGCACAGCCACGGAGATCAGCTTCAACATGCTCGGCTTCTCCGCCGCTCTCTCCACCAACATCATGGACTG TTTGCAGAATGTATTCTCCAAGAAACTGCTGAGTGGAGACACGTACAAGTTCAG CCCACCAGAACTGCAGTTTTACACCAGTGCAGCAGCAGTCATTATGCTTATACCTGCCTGGGTGTTCCTCTTG GACATCCCAACGATCGGGAAGAGCGGGCGAAGCTTCAACTTCAGTCAAGACATCATCCTGTTGCTGCTTTTCGATGGTGTCCTGTTCCACCTGCAGAGTGTTACTGCTTATGCTCTCATGGGACGGATTTCCCCAGTTACCTTCAG tgttttgctgagaaacctttggttctggcattcatgtggataccacctgacatgctccacccacccaaacatcgttgcagaccaagtacacccccGAGTAATGGCACTCCACAAAGGCAGTGGCCCCTTCCACAGCAGGACAATGTTCCATGCCACACCGTAA